In a single window of the Chionomys nivalis chromosome 11, mChiNiv1.1, whole genome shotgun sequence genome:
- the LOC130884383 gene encoding thymosin beta-10-like — protein MTDKPDMGEIASFDKAKLKKTETQEKNTLPTKETIEQEKRSEFPKSPDWRIPPPHPSSPSPLVMWRKIHLQDGREPQAAL, from the coding sequence ATGACAGACAAGCCGGACATGGGGGAAATCGCCAGCTTCGATAAGGCCAAGCTGAAGAAGACGGAGACGCAGGAGAAGAACACCCTGCCGACCAAAGAGACCATTGAACAGGAAAAGAGGAGTGAATTTCCTAAAAGCCCAGACTGGAggattcccccaccccacccgtcATCTCCGAGCCCCCTCGTGATGTGGAGGAAGATCCACCTGCAAGATGGACGCGAGCCACAAGCTGCACTGTGA